GATCTGCAAAAGATCAACGCCAGTGGCCGCAAAGCGCCGCCGGGTTACCACGCGCACCTGGGCATGCTGTACATGACCATGGGCAAGGATGACCAGATGGTGCAGGAGTTCCGCACCGAGAAGGCGCTGTTCCCCGAGTCTGCTTCCTACATGGACTTTTTGCTGAAAAACGCCAAGACCGGAGTCGCCACTAAATGAGCCTGTTAAAACTCACCGGCGCCTTGCTGGCCCTGGCTTTGCTCGGCGGTTGCGCAGCGCCCAAGACCATTGATTACACGGCCTACAAACAGGCGCGGCCGAAGTCGATCCTGGTACTGCCGCCGATCAATGAATCGCCGGAAGTGCAGGCGTCCTACAGCATGGTGTCGCAAGTCACCTACCCGTTGGCCGAAGCCGGCTACTACGTGCTGCCGATTGCCCTGGTGGACGAAACCTTCCGCCAGAACGGCCTGACCACGGCCAACGATATCCAGGGCGTGGCGCCGGCCAAGCTGCATGACATCTTTGGTGCGGACGCGGCGCTGTACATCACCGTGAGTGAGTACGGCACCAAGTACATGCTGATCTCCAGCGACACCTCGGTGACGGCCTCGGCCAAACTGGTCGACCTGCGCACCGGCACCACCTTGTGGACCGGTTCGGCACGCGCATCCAGCGAGGAAGGCAACAACAACAGCGGCGGCCTGGTGGGCATGCTGATCACGGCGGCGGCCAAGCAGGTGATCAACAGTTCTACCGATGCGGCGCACCCGATTGCCGGTATCACCAGTGCGCGCCTGCTGTCGGCAGGGCAACGCACCGGGATTCTGTACGGGCCGCGTAACCCGAAGTACGGCACGGACTAAACCGGCTGCGCAACCGTGAACGAGCGTTTACCGGC
The sequence above is a segment of the Pseudomonas sp. R76 genome. Coding sequences within it:
- a CDS encoding DUF4810 domain-containing protein, which translates into the protein MSKAVKLALMLTAIATVAGCHTAPQPLYQWESYQPQVYEYFKGEPKEAQVEALERDLQKINASGRKAPPGYHAHLGMLYMTMGKDDQMVQEFRTEKALFPESASYMDFLLKNAKTGVATK
- a CDS encoding DUF799 domain-containing protein; its protein translation is MSLLKLTGALLALALLGGCAAPKTIDYTAYKQARPKSILVLPPINESPEVQASYSMVSQVTYPLAEAGYYVLPIALVDETFRQNGLTTANDIQGVAPAKLHDIFGADAALYITVSEYGTKYMLISSDTSVTASAKLVDLRTGTTLWTGSARASSEEGNNNSGGLVGMLITAAAKQVINSSTDAAHPIAGITSARLLSAGQRTGILYGPRNPKYGTD